A genomic segment from Agrobacterium vitis encodes:
- a CDS encoding peptide ABC transporter substrate-binding protein: MRNIRLILAASVASLMMTGAPAMAQRGSDGDLKLLFWQAVSTMNVYLSGGTKEQYASSIVIEPLAGFDEKGELVPKLVDTIPTVENGGVSKDLTSITWKLSNGIKWSDGTPVTADDVIFTWQYCTADGGGCAQKQKYDGVKSVEALDPQTIKVTFASPKPYPYSAFVGSQAPIIQKAQFKDCLGAKAPECTAANFAPIGTGPFKVKEFKPNDVITFTANENYRDPAKPAFATATLKGGGDALSAARAVMETGEYDYAWNMQVEPEVLATMEAAGKGKIITAFGSQVERINLNFTNPDPALGDKRSTKEGGPHPALSDPAVRKALSMAIDRDVIVEAGYGLAGKPTCNIVPGPDIYVSTTNDWCLKQDIDGANKLLDDAGWKKGSDGIRAKNGVKLNFLYLTSTNSVRQGTQALVKDMWSQIGVGAELRNVSASVFFGGDPSSPDTYQKFYADVEMYTNNFDGTDPESYMAEWMCDKIPSPANGWQGQNMPRYCDPAYDALVTKLSQTAKIEERVEIVKKLNDMLTQAGAHLPLVYRGQPSAFAASLKGMKMTGWDSELWNIADWSRTK; the protein is encoded by the coding sequence ATGCGTAATATCCGGTTGATTCTGGCGGCATCCGTCGCGTCATTGATGATGACGGGCGCGCCAGCCATGGCCCAGCGCGGCAGTGACGGCGACCTGAAACTGCTTTTCTGGCAGGCCGTGTCCACCATGAATGTCTATCTGTCCGGTGGCACCAAGGAGCAATACGCATCCTCGATCGTCATCGAGCCGCTGGCCGGCTTCGATGAAAAGGGGGAACTGGTTCCCAAGCTGGTCGACACCATCCCGACCGTGGAAAACGGCGGCGTCTCCAAGGATCTGACCAGCATCACCTGGAAATTGTCGAACGGCATCAAATGGTCGGATGGCACGCCGGTTACCGCCGATGACGTGATTTTCACCTGGCAATATTGCACGGCAGACGGCGGCGGTTGCGCCCAGAAGCAGAAATATGATGGTGTGAAAAGCGTCGAAGCGCTCGATCCGCAGACCATCAAGGTGACGTTCGCCTCACCAAAGCCCTATCCCTATTCGGCTTTTGTCGGCTCGCAGGCACCGATCATCCAGAAGGCTCAGTTCAAGGATTGCCTTGGCGCCAAGGCGCCGGAATGCACGGCGGCCAACTTTGCCCCTATTGGCACCGGCCCCTTCAAGGTCAAGGAATTCAAGCCGAACGACGTGATCACCTTCACGGCCAATGAAAACTACCGCGATCCGGCCAAGCCCGCCTTTGCAACCGCCACGCTGAAGGGCGGCGGCGATGCGCTGTCAGCGGCCCGCGCCGTGATGGAAACCGGCGAATACGACTATGCCTGGAACATGCAGGTCGAGCCTGAAGTGCTGGCAACCATGGAAGCCGCTGGCAAGGGCAAGATCATCACCGCCTTCGGCAGCCAGGTCGAGCGTATCAACCTCAATTTCACCAATCCCGATCCGGCGCTGGGCGACAAGCGCTCCACCAAAGAAGGTGGACCACATCCCGCCTTGTCCGACCCGGCCGTGCGCAAGGCGTTGTCGATGGCCATCGACCGCGACGTGATCGTTGAGGCTGGCTATGGCCTGGCTGGCAAGCCGACCTGCAACATCGTTCCCGGCCCTGATATCTATGTCTCCACCACCAATGACTGGTGCCTGAAGCAGGATATCGACGGCGCCAACAAGCTGCTGGACGATGCCGGCTGGAAAAAGGGTTCCGACGGCATCCGCGCCAAGAATGGCGTGAAGCTGAACTTCCTCTACCTGACCTCGACCAACTCCGTCCGCCAAGGCACCCAGGCGCTGGTCAAGGATATGTGGTCGCAGATCGGCGTTGGCGCTGAACTGCGCAACGTCTCGGCCTCGGTGTTCTTCGGCGGCGATCCATCCAGCCCGGACACCTACCAGAAATTCTACGCCGACGTTGAAATGTACACCAACAATTTCGACGGCACCGACCCGGAATCCTATATGGCCGAATGGATGTGCGACAAGATCCCAAGCCCGGCAAACGGCTGGCAGGGACAGAACATGCCGCGCTATTGCGATCCTGCCTATGACGCACTCGTCACCAAGCTTTCCCAGACCGCCAAGATCGAAGAGCGCGTCGAGATCGTCAAGAAGCTCAACGACATGCTGACGCAAGCAGGCGCGCATCTGCCGCTCGTCTATCGCGGTCAACCTTCGGCTTTTGCTGCAAGTCTGAAGGGCATGAAGATGACCGGCTGGGACAGCGAGTTGTGGAACATCGCCGACTGGTCGCGCACCAAGTAA